Proteins from a genomic interval of Lolium perenne isolate Kyuss_39 chromosome 1, Kyuss_2.0, whole genome shotgun sequence:
- the LOC139834242 gene encoding uncharacterized protein: MASSSATISSLAAALGSPPAQLLTRENALVWKALVVPALRGARALNLVEGKEPAPPETIEVTTDGKSEQVDNPAYDTWIARDQQVLRFLLNCLSPDMLSHVLGLETSAAVWKTINSLTTTQSKARAQQLRSALNDLKKGSMSAEKYFAKVKILASELAAAGKPLDDDELIWSLLHGLDGTYNNLKTAVRANPSTTLTDLFSQLQSFDQMNKLGDATEDDFTSSAKLARRTAGSRQDDRRPDDYRRPDDYRDRRDDSHERRDDRRPRTDDRRDDRRPRFDDRRAGYDDRRRRDDGPRDGPRDDGRRRDRVPTPYVNVDCQICTKHGHPASACWWRFQRDRRDGGTRRDEGHQGDKDANLASYGVDTNWYSDTGATNHITSELSKLTTQEKYTGGDHVHTANGNGRVYVSRDVVFDENVFPFADLNPNAGSRLRREILLLPTDSSSTSLSHGDANIDTFMSLPIIPVVTTDVDRVAVEPTAQQQDTEQNLSQNGVQMSTQRSEQFSPARTADPEVASPTRFLDQTPPTSAAASASDPSQALSRSHGRARSWSPSRHVSRSLELTPPRSASPIRGRHVDRDLDQSTRTPPRSLSPCSAARTDSEGENHPVSDADISDPETDIPDSHTASGSAGSAEDLGAVPENSVDAVVSSSDTETSQPASPPPPAPPVTRLQRGIRQPKKYTDGTIRYGLFTSTGEPYTFSEASQDVRWCDAMKEEYNALMKNKTWHLVPPHHTKNIIDCKWVYRIKKHADGTVDRYKARLVAKGFKQRYGIDYDDTFSPVVKAATIRLVLAVAVSRGWSLRQLDVKNAFLHGVLEEEVYMRQPPGFENTQVPNFVCKLDKALYGLKQAPRAWYSRLSAKLQALGFLPSRADTSLFLYNKAGIMIYVLIYVDDIIVTSSSSKAITALLQDLNADFALKDLGDLHYFLGIEVKRDAHGLLLTQEKYATELLEKVGMKDCTTSPTPLSATEKLSLKIGSPLGPNDITQYRSIVGALQYLTLTRPDIAYSVNKVCQYLHAPTTAHWTAAKRILRYVQGTLKVGLTFQKSSSTLLSAFSDADWAGDLDDRRFALMVIDCATAHDTIQD; the protein is encoded by the exons ATGGCGTCATCCTCTGCTACGATCTCGTCGTTGGCTGCTGCTCTTGGCTCGCCCCCGGCCCAGCTGCTGACTCGAGAAAACGCCTTGGTGTGGAAAGCCCTGGTTGTTCCTGCTCTTCGGGGTGCTCGTGCCCTGAATCTCGTCGAAGGCAAAGAACCAGCGCCACCAGAGACCATCGAAGTAACCACTGATGGAAAGAGTGAGCAGGTTGATAATCCTGCATATGATACATGGATAGCCAGAGATCAACAAGTCCTGCGGTTCCTCCTGAATTGTCTATCCCCGGACATGCTCTCTCATGTGCTTGGACTTGAGACATCTGCTGCGGTGTGGAAGACCATCAATTCCCTGACTACAACGCAGTCAAAGGCCAGGGCTCAACAGCTGCGTTCTGCCCTCAATGATCTCAAGAAAGGCTCTATGTCCGCTGAGAAATATTTTGCCAAGGTCAAGATTCTTGCTTCGGAGCTTGCTGCTGCCGGGAAGCCGTTAGATGATGATGAGTTAATTTGGTCGCTCTTACATGGCCTTGACGGCACCTACAATAATCTGAAGACTGCTGTCCGTGCAAATCCCTCCACCACCTTAACTGATCTGTTCAGCCAGTTGCAGTCTTTTGATCAGATGAATAAGCTAGGTGATGCTACTGAAGATGATTTTACCTCTTCTGCCAAATTGGCACGTCGTACTGCAGGCTCTCGCCAAGATGATCGTCGCCCTGACGACTACCGTCGCCCTGACGACTACCGTGACCGGCGTGATGACAGCCATGAGCGGCGTGATGACAGGCGTCCCAGAACTGATGACAGACGTGATGATAGACGCCCCAGATTTGATGACAGGCGTGCTGGCTATGATGATCGCAGGCGCCGTGATGATGGTCCTAGAGATGGTCCTCGTGATGATGGACGCCGTCGTGATCGGGTTCCCACTCCTTATGTCAATGTGGATTGTCAAATCTGCACAAAACATGGGCATCCTGCTAGTGCCTGTTGGTGGAGGTTCCAGCGTGACAGACGTGATGGTGGTACTCGTCGTGATGAAGGCCATCAAGGTGACAAGGATGCCAACCTGGCATCATATGGAGTGGACACTAATTGGTATTCTGATACTGGAGCTACAAACCATATTACAAGTGAATTGAGCAAGCTTACTACTCAGGAGAAGTACACCGGTGGTGATCATGTCCACACTGCAAATGGCAATG GTCGTGTATATGTCTCTAGAGATGTTGTCTTTGATGAAAATGTGTTTCCTTTTGCTGATCTAAACCCAAATGCTGGCTCCCGTCTTCGTCGTGAAATTTTGCTTCTTCCCACTGATTCATCTTCCACTTCTTTGTCTCATGGGGATGCTAACATTGATACCTTTATGTCTTTGCCTATTATTCCTGTTGTCACCACTGATGTTGACAGGGTTGCAGTGGAGCCTACGGCGCAGCAGCAAGATACAGAACAAAATCTGAGTCAAAATGGTGTACAAATGAGCACTCAGCGTTCAGAACAGTTTTCACCTGCTCGGACTGCTGATCCCGAGGTTGCTTCGCCGACCAGGTTCTTGGATCAGACGCCACCGACATCTGCTGCGGCCTCGGCGTCGGATCCCTCCCAGGCGCTGTCGCGTTCACATGGGCGGGCTCGTTCGTGGTCGCCGTCCCGCCACGTCTCCCGCTCCCTGGAACTGACCCCGCCACGGTCTGCTTCGCCTATACGTGGTCGCCACGTTGACCGCGACCTGGACCAATCTACGCGGACCCCGCCACGTTCCCTGTCTCCGTGCAGTGCTGCGCGCACGGATTCCGAGGGAGAAAATCATCCAGTGTCTGATGCTGATATTTCTGACCCTGAAACTGATATTCCTGATTCCCATACAGCTTCAGGTTCTGCTGGTTCTGCCGAAGATTTAGGCGCTGTTCCTGAGAATTCCGTGGATGCTGTTGTTTCTTCCTCTGATACGGAGACTTCTCAGCCAGCGTCGCCACCTCCGCCAGCTCCGCCAGTCACTAGATTGCAAAGAGGTATTCGTCAACCGAAAAAGTATACAGATGGTACTATACGATATGGTTTGTTTACTTCTACAGGAGAACCTTACACCTTTTCAGAGGCTTCTCAAGATGTGCGTTGGTGTGatgctatgaaggaggaatacaatgctctcatgaaaaataaAACTTGGCATCTCGTTCCACCACATCATACCAAAAATATTATTGACTGCAAGTGGGTGTATCGCATCAAGAAACATGCAGATGGCACCGTTGATAGGTACAAGGCCAGGCTAGTTGCAAAGGGGTTTAAGCAGAGATATGGTATTGATTATGATGACACTTTCAGCCCTGTGGTCAAAGCAGCCACTATCAGGCTTGTTCTGGCAGTTGCTGTTTCCAGGGGTTGGAGTCTAAGGCAGCTtgatgtcaagaacgcgttttTACATGGTGTTTTGGAAGAGGAGGTTTATATGAGACAACCACCAGGTTTTGAAAATACTCAAGTTCCTAATTTTGTATGCAAACTTGATAAAGCTCTGTATGGTCTAAAGCAAGCTCCTCGTGCATGGTACTCAAGGTTAAGTGCAAAGCTGCAAGCTCTTGGTTTCCTTCCTTCTCGAGCTGACACATCATTGTTCTTGTATAATAAGGCCGGCATCATGATATATGTTCTtatttatgttgatgatatcatagtCACCAGTTCCTCTAGCAAGGCAATAACTGCTCTTCTACAAGATCTGAATGCAGATTTTGCTCTTAAAGATTTGGGTGATTTACACTACTTCTTGGGAATTGAGGTAAAAAGAGATGCTCATGGACTTCTGCTTACACAGGAAAAATATGCCACTGAACTACTTGAGAAGGTTGGCATGAAGGATTGCACTACTTCGCCTACTCCTTTGTCTGCTACTGAAAAACTCTCACTGAAAATTGGTTCTCCGCTTGGCCCTAATGATATTACTCAGTACAGAAGCATTGTTGGTGCATTACAGTATCTTACTTTAACCAGACCAGATATTGCTTACTCAGTTAATAAAGTTTGTCAATATCTTCATGCTCCAACAACTGCTCATTGGACAGCTGCAAAGAGAATATTGAGATATGTTCAAGGTACCTTAAAAGTTGGTCTTACTTTTCAGAAGTCTTCTTCCACTTTGTTAAGTGCCTTTTCAGATGCGGATTGGGCTGGTGATCTTGATGACAGAAG GTTTGCGCTTATGGTTATAGATTGTGCCACGGCCCACGACACTATACAGGACTGA